A portion of the Halorubrum sp. BV1 genome contains these proteins:
- a CDS encoding TATA-box-binding protein: protein MVEIANAVGSGDVGVELDIAEVEADLPVPYTEYDPENYHGLYVRLVEDGPLITLYRSGKYIISGCSSFEELHETNRAFLQTLAGLDIINSSTETGFTVQNVVCTGELQRSVNLNALSIGLGLEAVEYEPEQFPGLIYRPPDFPAVLLVFANGNVVITGAADVETAEEAFNHLQTKVEGLLDD, encoded by the coding sequence ATGGTCGAGATCGCGAACGCCGTTGGCTCGGGCGACGTCGGTGTCGAACTGGATATTGCGGAAGTCGAAGCTGATCTCCCGGTTCCGTACACCGAATACGATCCCGAGAACTACCACGGTCTCTACGTACGCCTCGTCGAGGACGGACCACTCATCACCCTCTACCGGAGTGGCAAGTACATCATCAGCGGCTGTTCCAGCTTCGAGGAATTACACGAGACAAACCGTGCGTTCCTGCAGACCCTCGCCGGGCTGGACATCATCAATTCATCCACCGAGACCGGGTTTACCGTCCAGAACGTCGTCTGTACGGGAGAGTTGCAGCGATCAGTGAACCTCAATGCGCTGTCGATCGGACTGGGACTAGAAGCAGTCGAGTACGAACCCGAGCAGTTCCCTGGTCTCATCTACCGACCGCCGGATTTCCCAGCCGTGCTGTTAGTCTTCGCGAATGGTAACGTCGTCATCACTGGCGCAGCAGATGTAGAAACTGCAGAGGAGGCATTCAATCACCTTCAGACGAAGGTGGA